One Methanocaldococcus infernus ME DNA segment encodes these proteins:
- a CDS encoding methionine synthase, whose product MKTTVVGSYPVVKKEREELIDKIKKIFGLYDEFEYSIEIAVRDQVTAGVEIISDGQVRGDMIEIFTKNLYGFEDKRVINRVEFIKPITLKDLIFAKRVAKKIDSKVEVKGIITGPCTIAYSVRDEFYSNKEELILDLARALRKEVEHLVRETNYIQIDEPILSTGIVDFDIAKRAIDIITKDLNVFFAMHVCGSIYNIIDELNEFNVSLLDHEFASNKKNLEVLDRIKKKVGFGCVNTKSKKVESVEEIKEIIKEGLEILKNNEFLSNNLHENVYIDPDCGMRLLSRDVAFKKLKNMVLAAKSI is encoded by the coding sequence ATGAAAACTACAGTTGTTGGAAGCTACCCAGTTGTAAAGAAGGAGAGAGAAGAGCTTATAGATAAGATTAAAAAAATATTTGGCTTATATGATGAATTTGAATATAGTATAGAAATAGCTGTTAGAGACCAAGTAACTGCAGGAGTGGAAATAATAAGTGATGGTCAAGTTAGGGGAGATATGATAGAGATCTTCACCAAAAATTTGTATGGCTTTGAAGATAAAAGAGTTATTAATAGAGTTGAATTTATAAAACCAATAACTTTAAAAGACCTAATATTTGCTAAGAGAGTAGCTAAAAAAATTGATAGTAAGGTTGAGGTTAAGGGAATTATTACTGGGCCATGCACAATAGCCTACTCTGTTAGAGATGAATTTTACTCTAACAAGGAGGAGTTAATTTTAGACTTAGCAAGGGCTTTAAGAAAAGAGGTTGAACACTTAGTTAGGGAAACTAACTATATACAGATAGATGAGCCTATCTTATCCACTGGCATAGTAGATTTTGACATTGCTAAGAGAGCCATTGACATAATAACTAAAGATTTAAATGTTTTTTTTGCCATGCATGTCTGTGGCTCCATCTATAATATAATAGATGAGCTTAATGAATTTAATGTCTCTCTCCTTGATCATGAGTTTGCTTCAAATAAGAAGAATCTTGAGGTCTTAGATAGAATTAAGAAGAAGGTAGGATTTGGATGTGTAAATACAAAGTCTAAGAAGGTTGAGAGTGTTGAAGAGATTAAAGAGATTATAAAAGAGGGCTTAGAAATTTTAAAAAATAATGAATTTTTAAGTAATAATTTACATGAAAATGTTTATATTGACCCAGACTGTGGAATGAGGTTATTAAGTAGAGATGTAGCCTTTAAAAAATTAAAGAATATGGTTTTAGCAGCTAAATCAATCTAA
- the cbiQ gene encoding cobalt ECF transporter T component CbiQ, which yields MKYNLDYIAHNNKLRIVNPKLKILYTFLTLIISLFSKNIFVPFIAFLVSSYLIIFRARVPVKIYLYLLLPAIAFALFNLIFMSFWYGKIVIFKIFFITFKLEGLKQGILIFFRILGGVSTMLFLALTTPIIELFYVLRRYLPKEFIDIALMMYKFIFDLLDTFLTMKNAQETRLGYKDVKTSYKSLGMLMSNLFIRTYEKSEKVYISMASRGYDGDIRILTELPNLKLKNLFIVLLFEFLLALLALTLPPLL from the coding sequence ATGAAGTACAACTTAGACTACATAGCCCATAACAATAAACTTAGAATTGTAAATCCTAAGTTAAAAATTTTATACACTTTCTTAACTCTAATTATTTCTCTTTTTTCAAAAAATATTTTTGTCCCTTTCATAGCTTTTTTAGTTTCTTCTTATTTAATAATTTTCAGAGCAAGGGTTCCAGTGAAAATTTACCTTTATCTCTTGCTTCCAGCTATAGCCTTTGCTCTCTTTAATTTAATTTTCATGTCCTTTTGGTATGGGAAAATAGTTATTTTTAAAATTTTTTTCATTACCTTTAAATTAGAGGGATTAAAGCAGGGAATTTTAATATTTTTCAGAATCTTAGGAGGAGTATCAACAATGCTATTTTTAGCTTTAACTACCCCTATAATAGAGCTATTTTATGTTTTAAGAAGATATTTACCAAAAGAGTTTATAGATATAGCCTTAATGATGTATAAATTTATCTTTGATCTCTTAGATACTTTCTTAACCATGAAAAATGCCCAAGAGACAAGATTAGGGTATAAAGATGTAAAAACCTCATATAAATCTCTTGGTATGCTAATGAGTAACCTTTTTATAAGAACTTATGAGAAGAGTGAAAAAGTTTATATTTCAATGGCTTCAAGAGGATATGATGGAGATATAAGGATATTAACAGAGTTACCAAATCTCAAACTTAAAAACCTATTTATTGTTCTTCTTTTTGAGTTTCTTCTTGCTCTTCTTGCTCTAACTCTTCCTCCTCTATTATAA
- a CDS encoding RNA-binding domain-containing protein, with the protein MEIYIKSKVKPTENKNKVRRAILNIFPHAKLVFKDNYWEGTCRDVETLKQRLRKQAILDTARAILEENVKGDTVTFYLNKQAAYVKAINFDIDTHGGIFVKIKDEEIMKVIKDIAPRTKGGVIIEEEELEQEEQEETQKEEQ; encoded by the coding sequence ATGGAAATCTATATTAAATCAAAGGTTAAGCCTACTGAGAATAAAAATAAGGTTAGAAGAGCAATATTAAATATTTTTCCTCATGCTAAGTTAGTATTTAAAGACAACTACTGGGAAGGCACATGTAGAGATGTTGAAACACTAAAACAGAGGCTGAGAAAGCAGGCTATCTTAGACACTGCAAGAGCTATCTTAGAGGAGAATGTTAAAGGAGATACTGTAACCTTTTATTTAAATAAGCAGGCTGCCTATGTTAAGGCTATAAACTTTGATATTGACACACATGGAGGAATATTTGTTAAAATTAAGGATGAAGAGATTATGAAAGTCATAAAGGATATAGCTCCAAGGACTAAGGGAGGGGTTATAATAGAGGAGGAAGAGTTAGAGCAAGAAGAGCAAGAAGAAACTCAAAAAGAAGAACAATAA
- a CDS encoding energy-coupling factor ABC transporter substrate-binding protein has product MEMKHIIMLGIVVLLMVIPILFVKGEFGGADDQAEDVIKEVNPHYKPWFEPVWEPPSGEIESLLFALQAAIGAIIIGYFIGYYKGKAESGQA; this is encoded by the coding sequence ATGGAGATGAAGCATATAATAATGTTAGGAATTGTTGTTCTCTTGATGGTAATCCCTATCCTATTTGTAAAAGGAGAATTTGGAGGAGCTGATGATCAGGCAGAAGATGTTATAAAAGAAGTTAATCCTCATTATAAGCCCTGGTTTGAGCCAGTCTGGGAGCCACCAAGTGGAGAGATAGAAAGTTTATTATTTGCCTTACAGGCAGCTATTGGAGCTATTATTATAGGATACTTCATAGGCTATTACAAAGGAAAAGCTGAAAGTGGACAGGCATGA
- a CDS encoding transcriptional regulator, with protein sequence MIFNSEVRIKILALLYGMEYCEFSYLREKLKVSPGNLEHHLKILEKEGLVIIKKAITKKGIRTVVKITEKGKEEFKKFLGEILNLTNLEREDK encoded by the coding sequence ATGATCTTCAACTCAGAAGTGAGGATAAAGATCTTAGCTCTATTGTATGGAATGGAATACTGTGAATTTTCTTACTTAAGGGAGAAGTTAAAGGTTTCTCCAGGGAATTTAGAGCATCATTTAAAAATTTTGGAGAAAGAAGGATTAGTTATTATAAAGAAAGCTATAACCAAAAAAGGAATTAGGACAGTGGTGAAGATAACTGAAAAGGGAAAGGAAGAGTTTAAAAAATTTTTAGGAGAGATCTTAAATTTAACAAATCTTGAGAGGGAAGATAAATGA
- the nifB gene encoding FeMo cofactor biosynthesis protein NifB, whose translation MEKMSKFSHLLKAHPCFNEKVHDKYGRVHLPVAPRCNIACKFCKRSVSKECCEHRPGVSLGVLKPEDVEDYLKKILKEMPNIKVVGIAGPGDSLFNKETFETLKIIDEKFPNLIKCISTNGLLLSKYYKDLANLNVRTITVTVNAIKPEILEKIVDWVYYDKKLYRGLEGAKLLIEKQIEGIKKASEEDFIIKINTVLIPEINMDHVVEIAKFFKDYAYVQNIIPLIPQYKMKELRAPTCEEIKKVRKECEKYIPQFRACGQCRADAVGLIKEKELLKEFFKEKNKEKNIKLEVFDLKHFSH comes from the coding sequence ATGGAGAAGATGAGTAAGTTCTCCCATCTTTTGAAGGCACATCCATGCTTTAATGAGAAGGTTCATGATAAATATGGAAGGGTTCATCTACCAGTGGCTCCAAGGTGTAACATAGCCTGTAAGTTCTGTAAGAGAAGTGTCTCTAAGGAGTGCTGTGAGCATAGGCCAGGAGTTTCATTAGGGGTCTTGAAGCCAGAGGATGTTGAAGACTATCTAAAAAAGATTTTAAAGGAGATGCCAAATATTAAAGTGGTTGGGATAGCTGGACCAGGGGATAGTTTATTTAACAAAGAAACATTTGAAACTCTCAAAATAATTGATGAGAAGTTTCCAAACTTAATTAAGTGTATATCTACAAATGGCTTACTTTTAAGTAAGTACTATAAAGACTTAGCTAACCTAAATGTTAGAACCATAACTGTAACTGTCAATGCTATAAAGCCAGAGATCTTAGAGAAGATAGTTGATTGGGTCTATTATGATAAAAAACTTTATAGAGGCTTAGAAGGAGCTAAGTTATTAATTGAGAAGCAAATAGAGGGAATAAAGAAAGCTTCAGAAGAGGACTTTATTATTAAAATAAATACTGTCCTCATCCCAGAGATAAATATGGATCATGTGGTTGAGATAGCCAAGTTCTTTAAAGACTATGCCTATGTGCAAAATATCATCCCTCTTATTCCACAGTATAAGATGAAAGAGCTAAGAGCTCCAACATGTGAAGAGATAAAAAAAGTGAGGAAAGAGTGTGAGAAATATATTCCTCAATTTAGAGCCTGTGGTCAGTGTAGAGCTGATGCTGTAGGGCTTATAAAGGAGAAGGAGTTATTAAAAGAGTTCTTCAAAGAGAAAAATAAGGAGAAAAATATTAAGTTGGAAGTCTTTGACTTAAAGCACTTCTCCCACTGA
- a CDS encoding TIGR01177 family methyltransferase, protein MHGYVLSGEHETLPYEELKAILDIFKVKSKVERINRYALVEDSPVLKVIERSGDIDEGHEVIFKYKYREGESLNNFFKEFDNFLKNYNLEFKGSYAVRTLKLFKDDYTKNLNSLTIEREIGGIIKRHSNAKVNLEEPDNLFRVVIEKDFIFISKVLAFRDREYFRKNRPHLRKYFHPGCIMPKLARAMVNLARVKENDIVLDPFCGTGGFLIEAGLLGAKLIGCDIDWRMSRGTLINLEDYNLLNNVIKIKTLDAKYVKDFLRELNIDKVDAIVTDPPYGISTAKKGEVENILYELPEVIKEGGYFVFAYPKFIELNLKLENLFKIYIHKNLIRHIHVYRV, encoded by the coding sequence ATGCATGGCTATGTCTTAAGTGGAGAGCATGAAACTCTTCCTTATGAGGAATTAAAAGCTATCTTAGACATATTTAAAGTTAAAAGTAAGGTTGAGAGAATAAATAGATATGCCTTAGTTGAAGACTCTCCAGTTCTAAAGGTTATTGAGAGAAGTGGAGATATAGATGAGGGTCATGAAGTTATATTTAAATATAAGTATAGGGAAGGAGAAAGCTTAAACAACTTCTTCAAAGAGTTTGACAACTTTTTAAAAAACTATAACTTGGAATTTAAAGGCTCTTATGCTGTTAGAACCTTAAAATTATTTAAAGATGACTACACAAAAAATTTAAATTCTTTAACAATTGAGAGAGAGATAGGAGGGATAATAAAGAGACATAGTAATGCTAAAGTTAATTTGGAAGAGCCAGACAATTTATTTAGAGTGGTTATTGAAAAAGACTTTATCTTTATTTCTAAGGTTTTGGCTTTTAGAGATAGAGAATACTTTAGAAAAAATAGGCCTCACTTAAGGAAGTATTTCCATCCTGGCTGTATCATGCCAAAGTTAGCAAGGGCTATGGTTAACTTAGCAAGGGTTAAAGAGAATGACATAGTCTTAGACCCCTTCTGTGGGACAGGAGGGTTTTTAATTGAAGCTGGCCTGTTGGGAGCTAAGTTAATTGGCTGTGACATAGATTGGAGGATGAGCAGAGGAACCCTAATAAATTTAGAAGATTATAATTTACTAAATAATGTTATCAAAATAAAAACCTTAGATGCTAAGTATGTTAAAGATTTTTTAAGAGAGCTTAATATAGATAAGGTAGATGCTATAGTAACTGATCCTCCATATGGGATATCAACAGCCAAGAAGGGAGAGGTTGAAAATATACTATATGAGTTACCAGAAGTTATTAAGGAAGGAGGCTATTTTGTCTTTGCCTATCCAAAATTTATAGAGCTAAATTTAAAATTAGAGAATTTATTTAAAATATATATTCATAAAAATTTAATTAGACATATACATGTCTATAGGGTTTAA
- the hycI gene encoding hydrogenase maturation peptidase HycI, which produces MQIKKDLKNWLKDFERLVIIGLGNELRGDDALGVYVIKKLIGDREYKEYNNILIINAKTVPDFFLNIIREFKPSHILFIDCVISNKAPGTIYLIDKDDIQEFIFSTHTLPLEVIVKYIGEKIEVKILGVEPKSLDFFKMSEEVKRSGDKIVKIIKEILYI; this is translated from the coding sequence ATGCAAATAAAAAAAGATTTAAAAAACTGGTTAAAAGATTTTGAGAGGTTAGTAATAATAGGATTAGGAAATGAGCTAAGAGGAGATGATGCTCTTGGAGTCTATGTCATAAAAAAACTAATTGGAGACAGAGAATATAAAGAATATAATAATATTCTTATAATAAATGCCAAAACAGTGCCAGACTTTTTTTTAAATATTATTAGAGAGTTTAAACCCTCTCATATTCTATTTATTGACTGTGTTATAAGTAACAAAGCTCCAGGAACTATTTATTTGATTGATAAAGATGATATTCAAGAGTTTATATTTTCAACCCATACACTTCCATTAGAGGTTATAGTAAAATACATTGGAGAAAAAATTGAAGTGAAGATCCTTGGAGTTGAGCCAAAGTCTTTAGACTTTTTTAAGATGTCTGAAGAGGTTAAAAGATCTGGGGATAAAATAGTGAAGATTATTAAAGAAATTTTATATATTTAA
- a CDS encoding DUF2341 domain-containing protein, whose translation MNFSLNASLLVLLVFLVSSIFYYSINIKNENIAENIRIKEFSVKKNYVTNCIKNNLDDIVREAFLNASYKIMKERKFFDNTSEALNYIENYTKNRINSSMSLLNISNLSLYIRDVYIYPTDDPLVVGVSLNGLLSYYIKLNNSVIIGTEPIEIEKEIKLSYIPDPYIYLNTLYWNWRYKLEVKLNNLNDNENHTIYITLNPENFSYDHMNNKSSPNEIRVVGKDLVLLPYWIQRWEPDGTSIIWVKVNKDLLDNGNTLYILYGSPAYISRENPKETFIFFDDFNNNELNESLWNIYYGSEYDIENSILKVYGTSSSIYSKETYGNNYELLFRANFTSNPIQYIGFFNFLDDSGIGWYVNSSGLYIKNESISVGQDYLNNYYIYSIKREDNSINFIIFNDVLNKEWNYTTNYGINNNYPISINTENNGVVYVDWIALRDINNITYTIGEEYNTNYREPIPLNKTFYYGDPSKYELVDDGRYSIIGLFTNATQAWGTRGYRFRLI comes from the coding sequence ATGAACTTCTCACTGAATGCTTCACTCTTGGTTTTGTTGGTTTTTTTAGTTTCATCAATATTTTATTACTCAATAAATATTAAAAATGAGAACATAGCTGAGAACATAAGAATTAAAGAGTTCTCAGTGAAGAAAAATTATGTAACTAATTGTATAAAAAATAATTTAGATGATATTGTTAGAGAAGCTTTTTTAAATGCCTCATACAAGATAATGAAAGAGAGAAAATTTTTTGATAATACATCAGAAGCTCTCAATTATATAGAAAATTACACTAAAAATAGAATAAATAGTTCAATGTCTCTTTTAAATATTAGTAATTTATCTTTATATATAAGAGATGTCTATATTTACCCAACTGACGATCCTTTAGTTGTTGGAGTATCATTAAATGGACTTTTGTCTTACTATATTAAACTAAATAATAGTGTTATAATTGGAACAGAGCCTATAGAAATAGAAAAAGAAATTAAGCTTTCTTATATCCCCGACCCTTATATTTATTTAAACACATTATATTGGAATTGGAGATATAAATTAGAAGTTAAACTTAACAACTTAAATGATAATGAAAACCATACAATTTATATAACCTTAAATCCAGAGAATTTTAGCTATGATCACATGAATAATAAAAGTTCTCCAAATGAAATAAGAGTTGTTGGAAAGGATTTAGTTCTTTTACCTTATTGGATTCAGAGATGGGAACCAGATGGAACATCCATAATTTGGGTTAAAGTTAATAAAGATTTATTAGATAATGGAAATACTTTATATATTTTATATGGCTCTCCAGCATATATTAGTAGAGAAAATCCAAAAGAGACTTTTATTTTCTTTGATGATTTTAATAATAACGAGTTAAATGAAAGTTTATGGAATATTTATTATGGAAGTGAGTATGATATAGAAAATAGTATTTTAAAAGTTTATGGGACTTCTTCTTCCATATATTCTAAAGAAACGTATGGAAATAACTATGAACTACTATTTAGAGCTAATTTTACATCTAATCCAATTCAATATATTGGATTTTTTAATTTCTTAGATGATAGTGGAATTGGATGGTATGTTAATTCATCAGGTCTATATATAAAAAATGAGAGTATTAGTGTTGGCCAAGATTATTTAAACAACTACTATATTTACTCAATAAAGAGAGAAGATAATAGTATAAACTTTATAATCTTTAATGATGTTTTAAATAAAGAATGGAATTATACTACTAATTATGGAATAAATAATAATTATCCTATATCAATAAATACTGAAAATAATGGAGTTGTCTATGTTGATTGGATAGCATTGAGAGATATTAATAATATAACCTATACTATTGGAGAAGAGTATAACACCAATTATAGAGAACCAATCCCTTTAAACAAAACTTTCTATTATGGAGATCCAAGTAAATATGAGTTAGTAGATGATGGCAGATACTCAATAATAGGATTATTTACAAATGCTACCCAAGCTTGGGGAACAAGAGGTTATAGATTTAGATTGATTTAG
- a CDS encoding energy-coupling factor ABC transporter permease, with protein sequence MHIMEGYLPIEWCIFWYIVALVFWILGIRKLKKIFSETPEAKPLVALAGAYMFVLSSLKMPSVTGSCSHPCGNGLGAVLFGPEVTSLLAAIVLLFQALFLAHGGITTLGANTVSMGVVGPIFGWLTYKALKGKINSTYAVGLAAVMSDWLTYVTTSIQLTLAFPGDDPVKTFLAFASVFAVTQVPLAIAEGILTMVIWDYIKKLRPDILIKLGVLDENELKTEGVAVSL encoded by the coding sequence ATGCATATTATGGAAGGCTATCTTCCAATAGAGTGGTGTATATTTTGGTACATTGTTGCTTTAGTGTTTTGGATCTTAGGGATTAGAAAGTTAAAAAAGATATTTTCAGAGACTCCAGAGGCTAAACCATTAGTTGCCTTAGCTGGGGCTTACATGTTTGTTTTAAGTTCTTTAAAAATGCCTTCTGTTACTGGCTCCTGTTCTCACCCATGTGGTAATGGTTTAGGAGCTGTTCTCTTTGGTCCAGAGGTTACCTCATTGTTAGCAGCAATTGTTTTACTGTTCCAAGCATTGTTTTTAGCTCATGGAGGAATAACAACCTTAGGGGCTAACACAGTTTCTATGGGAGTTGTTGGACCAATATTTGGGTGGTTAACCTACAAAGCTCTTAAAGGGAAGATAAATTCAACCTATGCAGTTGGTTTAGCTGCAGTAATGTCTGATTGGCTAACCTATGTTACAACTTCTATACAACTAACCTTAGCATTCCCTGGAGATGATCCAGTTAAAACATTCTTAGCCTTTGCTTCAGTCTTTGCTGTAACCCAAGTTCCTTTAGCCATAGCTGAGGGTATCTTAACAATGGTTATTTGGGATTACATTAAGAAGTTAAGGCCTGACATCTTAATAAAATTAGGAGTTTTAGATGAGAATGAATTAAAAACTGAAGGTGTAGCTGTATCTCTATAA